The Acidobacteriota bacterium genome segment ATCCTGTACCTCTGCACGGCCAACATCTGCCGCTCCCCGGTCGCGGAGCACTACATGCGGCGCGTGGCGGAGCGGCTCGGCCGGCATCCCGTGCGCTGCCTGTCGTCGGGAACGCACGCCGTGGACGGGCGGCCCGCCGATCCGGTCGTCGTCGAGCTCGCGCGCGAGCGAGGGCTCGACCTGAGCCGCCACCGCAGCCGGGCCCTCACGCGGGACATGCTCGACCAGGCGGACGAGATCGTCGTGATGACGCGGATCCAGCGGGCATTCTTGCGCGAGCACTATCCGGACGTGATGGGGAAGGTCGTCCTCCTTCGCGAGGCGGACGGCGGACTCGACCTTCCCGACCCGATCGGCGGGCCGGTGGCGGAGTACCGCAAGGTGCTCGAGATCCTCTTCCGCTGCATCGAGGCGCGCGCCCTCGAGCTTTCCTACCCCGCGTGACGCCCGGAGGCCGCCGACCCCGCGGGCTACAATCGGCGGCCGGGGGGAGGCGGAACGTGGCG includes the following:
- a CDS encoding low molecular weight protein arginine phosphatase, yielding MTILYLCTANICRSPVAEHYMRRVAERLGRHPVRCLSSGTHAVDGRPADPVVVELARERGLDLSRHRSRALTRDMLDQADEIVVMTRIQRAFLREHYPDVMGKVVLLREADGGLDLPDPIGGPVAEYRKVLEILFRCIEARALELSYPA